A region of Lepeophtheirus salmonis chromosome 13, UVic_Lsal_1.4, whole genome shotgun sequence DNA encodes the following proteins:
- the LOC121128467 gene encoding uncharacterized protein isoform X1: protein MSSSRILSQLHKSNWNGYFRRGINQKATNYSNPILRYYEFLQSEQGKKAITIFIPGFSLITSISLVLGDWACLHTYINNFETLEDEEKRRNFNKLLFLKERPLHYSEKMRSLTQEVAKDLKISDKFVNEIRLFRSNSPFPIPLGIQKNNSCPPYIGYPFFTDWISSNDIDLKKNIFKTYWNPLSAKGFEFININCTPEDKKIFIFSDNARKFMLGKTILDTDSDRLIIRILLPLLGINGAHFIILILKKRLKNVFRYLPLRMAFYAMVCSSVLSTTLLTYTVASIESEFTHIKTLCSLSEEYRIGGIEYYNKLREINIFLRENIKYGEFYFSENGELSKSWYRLHIGSLNTLLRKEKYCEEFSTDLDDNIFTLLSSA, encoded by the exons ATGTCTTCATCTAGGATACTGTCTCAGCTCCATAAGTCCAATTGGAATGGGTATTTTCGGAGAGGGATTAATCAAAAAGCAACGAATTATTCCAATCCCATACTAAGATATTACGAATTTCTCCAGTCAGAACAAGGAAAAAAGG CTATAACTATCTTCATTCCTGGATTCTCACTTATAACTTCGATTTCTCTTGTACTCGGAGATTGGGCTTGTCTACACacctacataaataattttgaaacacttGAAGATGAGGAAAAAAGAcgtaattttaacaaattattgtttCTTAAGGAAAGACCTTTACATTATTCTGAGAAGATGCGTTCTTTAACCCAGGAAGTTGCAAAAGACTTGAAAATCTCtgataaatttgtaaatgaaattaGGTTATTTCGTTCCAATTCACCATTCCCTATTCCTCTTgggattcaaaaaaataattcctgcCCTCCATACATTGGATATCCTTTTTTTACAGATTGGATATCTTCAAACGATAttgatcttaaaaaaaacatatttaagacCTACTGGAACCCTTTATCTGCAAAGGGTTttgaatttatcaatataaactGCACCCCAGAAgacaagaaaattttcattttttctgatAACGCCCGTAAATTTATGCTCGGAAAAACAATTTTGGATACAGATTCAGATAGACTTATTATACGTATACTCTTGCCTTTGCTTGGAATCAATGGAGCCCACTTTATTATTCT TATATTGAAGAAGCGTCTCAAGAATGTATTTCGTTATTTACCCCTAAGAATGGCATTTTATGCTATGGTGTGTTCATCCGTTTTATCGACTACACTCTTGACCTATACTGTTGCCTCTATTGAAAGTGAATTTACTCATATTAAAACGCTGTGTTCTCTGAGTGAGGAGTATCGGATAGGTGGAATCGAGTATTACAACAAATTAAGAGAAATCAATATATTCCTTCGAGAGAACATTAAATATGGTGAATTTTACTTTTCTGAGAACGGCGAGTTGTCAAAGAGCTGGTATCGACTACATATAGGGTCATTGAACACCTtactaagaaaagaaaaatattgcgAGGAATTTTCTACCGACTTGGATGACAATATTTTTACTCTCTTGTCaagtgcttaa
- the LOC121128467 gene encoding transmembrane protein 177 isoform X2: MSSSRILSQLHKSNWNGYFRRGINQKATNYSNPILRYYEFLQSEQGKKALFVGATIFSFGVFVVKLLPQASLSQKYIQMFYQSYYSPEKVTPVTQAFGQSIINNVVQDMGLLQRQAESLKFFVGNFAEPAVFGSFAFGSVLVGYPPFFNIFSHEELPDMLKVKFGMKVGDDVPEISNIRSREGKAFRDTLYLSDDAKKFALAREMNWALDTPVFVPPAISGLAVHINYGVCRYFNFLLPFLSKSLGQRYGIYFTVSFFFYVLHKKAQDFFYNNRICKADEKAALLGSCYREGGVEYYDKLLRRNVSLRELIPHARGRRLYNLKGNPVSPLFGSRLTISQRKRLIDELEV; encoded by the exons ATGTCTTCATCTAGGATACTGTCTCAGCTCCATAAGTCCAATTGGAATGGGTATTTTCGGAGAGGGATTAATCAAAAAGCAACGAATTATTCCAATCCCATACTAAGATATTACGAATTTCTCCAGTCAGAACAAGGAAAAAAGG CTTTGTTTGTTGGAGCTACAATTTTTTCATTCGGAGTATTCGTCGTCAAACTACTGCCCCAAGCCTCATTATcacaaaaatacattcaaatgtTCTATCAAAGTTACTATTCACCTGAAAAAGTAACTCCCGTAACACAAGCTTTTGGTCAGAGTATCATCAATAATGTCGTACAGGACATGGGGCTGCTACAAAGGCAAGCTGAGAGTTTGAAATTCTTTGTGGGAAACTTCGCAGAACCTGCTGTATTTGGAAGTTTTGCATTTGGTTCTGTTCTTGTTGGGTATccacctttttttaatatattctctCATGAAGAACTCCCAGATATGCTCAAAGTCAAGTTTGGTATGAAGGTGGGTGATGATGTTCCCGAGATCTCAAACATTCGTTCAAGAGAGGGAAAAGCCTTTAGAGATACTCTTTACTTATCAGATGATGCCAAAAAGTTTGCTCTTGCTAGAGAAATGAATTGGGCACTCGATACTCCAGTTTTTGTACCTCCAGCCATCTCAGGGCTTGCCGTTCACATCAATTATGGAGTTTGTcgatattttaactttttattgccATTTCTGTCCAAGAGCTTGGGTCAAAGATATGGCATCTATTTTACTGTCTCATTTTTCTTCTATGTATTGCATAAAAAGGCCCAAgactttttctataataatcGTATTTGCAAAGCAGATGAAAAAGCGGCTCTACTGGGGTCATGCTATAGAGAGGGTGGAGTAGagtattatgataaattattgcGAAGAAATGTTTCTCTAAGAGAGCTTATACCCCATGCCAGAGGACGGAGACTCTACAATTTGAAAGGAAATCCAGTATCTCCCTTATTTGGATCCAGATTGACgatatctcaaagaaaaagaCTCATTGATGAGTTggaagtttaa
- the Rpn9 gene encoding LOW QUALITY PROTEIN: 26S proteasome non-ATPase regulatory subunit 13 (The sequence of the model RefSeq protein was modified relative to this genomic sequence to represent the inferred CDS: deleted 1 base in 1 codon), which translates to MSSPSVPRDPSAYLNKRLAENGINEKEKEALNELLNYYEKRLWHQLTVSLLEYVKAPYFTDKINLYNEFIADFETKMNPLFLVDILTPIWGSMSEKDKVLESILKIGEKVKNHQEALCLTKVLAGTLYLEHFDNPTETKKIIEDVNDIMDNVKGVGKVHSRFYFLASDFYKRQGDHEKYYRNALMYLGCTDIGELDAATQKVQAVHLSLAAILGEGIYNFGELLAHPILKSLNKSDEEWLIEFLFAFNSGNVLKYKELKPKWSSVPDLNANESVMFEKLCVLAVMEMAFQRPSQERILTFEDISKVTTLPIEQVEILVMKTLAKGLVAGHIDQVDQTVSLTWVQPRVLDLEQLKIINKKIDIWTESISSLENIVENNAGEILTL; encoded by the exons ATGAGTAGCCCAAGTGTTCCAAGAGATCCCTCCGCTTACTTAAACAAGAGGCTGGCCGAGAATGGAATCaatgaa aaagagaaggaaGCACTGAACGAACTTCTGAATTACTACGAGAAGCGGCTTTGGCATCAGTTGACCGTGAGTCTCTTGGAATATGTCAAAGCTCCTTATTTTACGGATAAAATCAATCTCTACAATGAATTTATCGCAGATTTTGAGACCAA GATGAATCCTTTGTTCTTGGTGGATATCCTCACTCCGATTTGGGGCTCCATGTCAGAAAAGGATAAAGTCCTGGAATCCATTCTTAAAATCGGAGAAAAAGTGAAGAATCACCAAGAAGCTCTCTGTCTCACCAAAGTTCTTGCCGGAACTCTTTATTTAGAGCACTTTGATAATCCCACGGAGACCAAA AAAATCATTGAGGATGTTAATGATATTATGGACAATGTCAAAGGTGTAGGAAAAGTCCATTCCCGGTTCTATTTTCTTGCGTCCGACTTCTATAAAAGACAAGGAGATCACGAAAA GTATTATAGAAATGCATTGATGTACTTGGGATGTACGGATATAGGTGAATTAGACGCAGCTACCCAAAAAGTCCAAGCTGTACATCTGAGTCTTGCTGCAATTTTGGGTGAGGGAATATATAACTTCGGCGAATTGCTTGCACATCCCATTCTCAAGTCCCTGAACAAAAGTGATGAAGAATGGCTCATTGAGTTCTTATTCGCTTTTAATTCTGGAAACGTTTTGAAGTATAAGGAACTTAAACCCAAATGGTCTTCTGTTCCGGATCTAAATGCCAATGAGAGCGTCATGTTTGAAAAACTGTGCGTTCTTGCCGTCATGGAAATGGCTTTCCAACGACCTTCGCAAGAGAGAATTCTCACGTTTGAAGATATATCTAAAGTAACGACTTTACCTATTGAACAAGTCGAGATCCTTGTGATGAAAACTTTAGCTAAGGGACTTGTTGCTGGACATATTGATCAGGTCGATCAAACTGTGTCCCTCACTTGGGTTCAACCAAGAGTACTCGACCTTGAACAACTTAAAATCATTAACAAGAAAATAGATATTTGGACCGAAAGTATATCTTCACTTGAGAATATAGTAGAAAACAATGCTGGAGAAATTCTTACTTTGTAA